In Streptomyces seoulensis, the following are encoded in one genomic region:
- a CDS encoding DUF72 domain-containing protein translates to MTLFVGTSGWQYKSWRGVLYQAGVPVRRWLEEYAEHFATVELNNAFYRLPSRENFEAWQDRLPEGFVVAVKASRYLTHIKRLRDPEEPVHRLMSHAEGLGDDLGPVLLQLPPTLRADPPLLDACLACFPARTRVAVEPRHDSWWTPRTREVLQAREAALCWADELGRPAGPLWRTADWGYVRFHRGRAKPWPRYGTQALQSWVDRIATTWPEGQDVYAYFNNDPRGAAVKDAAEFGSLARRAGLEVTRTPEPWARR, encoded by the coding sequence ATGACCCTGTTCGTCGGTACGTCGGGGTGGCAGTACAAGAGCTGGCGGGGCGTGCTGTACCAGGCGGGCGTGCCGGTGCGCCGGTGGCTGGAGGAGTACGCGGAGCACTTCGCCACGGTGGAGCTGAACAACGCGTTCTACCGGCTGCCGTCCCGCGAGAACTTCGAGGCGTGGCAGGACCGGCTGCCCGAGGGGTTCGTGGTGGCGGTGAAGGCGAGCCGCTATCTGACCCACATCAAGCGGCTGCGGGACCCCGAGGAGCCGGTGCACCGGCTGATGAGCCACGCCGAGGGGCTGGGCGACGACCTGGGCCCGGTACTGCTCCAGCTCCCGCCGACCCTGCGCGCCGACCCCCCGCTGCTGGACGCCTGCCTCGCCTGCTTCCCGGCGAGGACCCGGGTGGCGGTCGAGCCGCGCCACGACTCCTGGTGGACCCCGCGGACCCGCGAAGTACTCCAGGCCCGCGAGGCCGCCCTGTGCTGGGCGGACGAGCTGGGCCGCCCGGCCGGCCCGCTGTGGCGCACCGCCGACTGGGGCTACGTCCGCTTCCACCGCGGCCGCGCCAAGCCCTGGCCCCGCTACGGCACCCAGGCCCTCCAGTCCTGGGTCGACCGCATCGCCACCACCTGGCCGGAGGGCCAGGACGTCTACGCCTACTTCAACAACGACCCCAGAGGCGCGGCGGTCAAGGACGCGGCGGAGTTCGGCAGTCTGGCCCGCCGGGCGGGGCTGGAGGTGACCCGGACCCCGGAGCCCTGGGCGCGGCGGTGA
- a CDS encoding polysaccharide deacetylase family protein, whose product MTGTAVPILMYHAVAAAPNDATRALSVAPEAFAEQMALIGDLGLTPLTTAALAAHWRHRRPLPARPVLITFDDGYEGVHRHALPVLAEHGFPATLFASTGWLRGPYDTGGGLDAMLDWDQLRELADSGVEIGGHTHSHPQLDQLDDAAIAAELEHSTAILTDELGARPLSFAYPYGYSSRRVREAVRSAGYTQALAVGNALARRRQGPYALRRVTVRRATGVAEFERLLQGRSIARDFAKDRALTKGYALVRRARQVCRKAIRSRV is encoded by the coding sequence ATGACCGGGACGGCGGTACCGATCCTGATGTACCACGCGGTGGCGGCCGCGCCCAACGACGCGACCCGCGCGCTGTCGGTCGCGCCGGAGGCGTTCGCGGAGCAGATGGCGCTCATCGGCGACCTGGGCCTGACCCCGCTCACCACCGCCGCGCTCGCGGCGCACTGGCGCCACCGGCGTCCGCTGCCTGCCCGGCCGGTACTGATCACCTTCGACGACGGCTACGAGGGCGTCCACCGTCACGCCCTGCCGGTGCTCGCCGAGCACGGCTTCCCGGCCACCCTGTTCGCCTCCACCGGCTGGCTCCGGGGACCGTACGACACCGGGGGCGGCCTGGACGCCATGCTCGACTGGGACCAGCTGCGCGAACTCGCCGACAGCGGCGTGGAGATCGGCGGCCACACCCACAGCCATCCGCAGCTCGACCAGCTGGACGACGCCGCGATCGCCGCCGAGCTGGAGCACAGCACCGCCATCCTCACCGACGAACTGGGCGCCCGCCCGCTGTCGTTCGCCTACCCCTACGGTTACTCCAGCCGCCGTGTCCGCGAGGCGGTGCGGTCGGCGGGGTACACCCAGGCGCTGGCGGTGGGCAACGCGCTGGCCCGGCGCCGGCAGGGCCCGTACGCGCTGCGCCGGGTCACCGTACGGCGCGCTACCGGGGTGGCCGAGTTCGAGCGGCTGCTCCAAGGACGTTCCATCGCACGGGACTTCGCCAAGGACCGTGCGCTCACCAAGGGATACGCACTCGTGCGAAGAGCACGCCAGGTCTGCCGGAAGGCCATCCGCTCCCGTGTCTGA
- a CDS encoding GntR family transcriptional regulator: MSLKIHIDDSAPPYEQVRAQISEQARAGALPTGYRLPTVRGLAESLGLAVNTVAKAYRALEADGVIETRGRNGTYIAAPAATREASTAAQTYAERARRLGLDHDTALATVRDALRAAYGTD; the protein is encoded by the coding sequence GTGAGCCTGAAGATCCACATCGATGACAGCGCGCCGCCGTACGAGCAGGTCCGGGCGCAGATCTCCGAGCAGGCGCGGGCGGGCGCCCTCCCGACCGGGTACCGGCTGCCCACCGTGCGCGGCCTCGCGGAGTCCCTCGGCCTCGCCGTGAACACCGTCGCCAAGGCGTACCGGGCGCTGGAGGCGGACGGGGTGATCGAGACCCGCGGCCGCAACGGCACCTACATCGCCGCCCCCGCCGCCACCCGCGAGGCCAGCACCGCCGCCCAGACGTACGCCGAACGCGCCCGCCGCCTCGGCCTCGACCACGACACGGCCCTCGCCACGGTCAGGGATGCCCTGCGCGCCGCCTACGGCACCGACTGA
- a CDS encoding glycosyltransferase family 2 protein: MTAPAISVVICVYTEDRWADILAAVASVRAQSRPALETLLVVDHNTALLDRLAAEYKEADAPVRVLANAGPRGLSAGRNTGVAVSKGEVIAFLDDDAVAERDWLRRFAEGYADPRVLAVGGRTEPVWASGRRPVWFPEEFDWVVGCTYRGQPPGRARVRNVLGGNASFRRTAFEVAGGFATGIGRDGDRRPLGCEETELCIRISRARPDAVLLIDDRAVIHHRVPEVRERFAYFRTRTYAEGLSKALVSRSVGAAKGLESERRYTTRVLPAGIARGLRDAVLARPGGAGRAGAIVAGLLGAAGGYLVGSVRARRGGTRFAVPPAEVGG; encoded by the coding sequence TTGACCGCTCCGGCCATCTCCGTCGTGATCTGCGTGTACACCGAGGACCGCTGGGCGGACATCCTCGCGGCGGTCGCCTCGGTGCGCGCCCAGTCCCGCCCGGCGCTGGAGACCCTGCTGGTGGTGGACCACAACACCGCCCTGCTGGACCGGCTGGCCGCCGAGTACAAGGAGGCGGACGCCCCGGTCCGGGTGCTCGCCAACGCCGGTCCGCGCGGCCTGTCGGCGGGGCGCAACACCGGGGTCGCCGTGTCGAAGGGGGAGGTCATCGCGTTCCTCGACGACGACGCGGTGGCCGAGCGGGACTGGCTGCGCCGCTTCGCCGAGGGGTACGCCGACCCGCGCGTGCTGGCGGTCGGCGGCCGGACCGAGCCGGTGTGGGCGTCGGGCCGGCGGCCGGTGTGGTTCCCGGAGGAATTCGACTGGGTGGTGGGCTGCACCTACCGGGGTCAGCCGCCCGGCCGGGCCCGGGTGCGCAACGTGCTGGGTGGCAACGCCTCCTTCCGGCGTACCGCGTTCGAGGTGGCGGGGGGTTTCGCCACCGGGATCGGCCGGGACGGCGACCGGCGTCCGCTGGGCTGCGAGGAGACGGAGCTGTGCATCCGGATCAGCCGGGCCCGGCCGGACGCCGTGCTGCTCATCGACGACCGCGCGGTGATCCACCACCGGGTGCCCGAGGTCCGCGAGCGCTTCGCCTACTTCCGCACCCGGACGTACGCCGAGGGCCTGTCCAAGGCGCTGGTGTCCCGGAGCGTGGGCGCGGCGAAGGGGCTGGAGTCCGAACGGCGGTACACCACAAGGGTGTTGCCCGCCGGAATCGCACGCGGGCTGCGGGACGCGGTACTGGCCCGGCCGGGCGGCGCGGGGCGGGCCGGGGCGATCGTGGCGGGCCTGCTCGGCGCGGCCGGCGGTTACCTGGTGGGCAGCGTACGGGCCCGGCGCGGCGGCACCCGGTTCGCGGTGCCACCGGCGGAGGTGGGCGGATGA
- a CDS encoding lipopolysaccharide biosynthesis protein, whose protein sequence is MSDTTTAQEAAPAVAAPGRRPRLPVLGRAFGGNPLFRNAYALMLNTGISAVLGLGFWLAAARYYSESAVGQGSAAIAAMKLLAGLTAVTLTGALARFIPVAGRATARLIFRTYAGSSVAVAVAAGVFLLTLDVWGPSYRFLHGPVGGLGFVAAVVAWNVLTLQDGVLTGLRSAPWVPVGNTVFSAVKLGLLVAFAVAIPAAGVFVSWGAAIATSVLPLGWLVFRRLVPRHTAATEGRAHPPTLREIGRFLAGDYTGSLFSLGVVYLVPVIIASKVSAEDNAYFYITATIGGTTNLLAINMGASLTVEGSHDPARLAANTRAALKRMTRIMLPVAGVLFIGAPWILGVFGAGYAEAATPLLRWFAVGAVLRVVMETYFAVLRAQSRTAGLAWLQGLLCVLVLGLTLLLLPRMGLTGAGVAEISSLAVIVAVAAPRLWQVIRPGPVTPAPDGDLADLGPREAARPAPSWVKGAEPVPLQVAPPEAPPAAAPPEVENPSAAPPKEAKRTPAEPPPPRPRRAPTRTGLVLGCLLLSALLLYWVPALRLTDADLDRMGGLGLISVLPLTTLAGAALLVTVFAALLRLRREHRALLLLTLVATVFSLHALPAVLESAPRFPTAWQHLGFLDYIDRTGSTVPDLDARWSWPGFFALTAFAAQACGVSDFTEVIRWWPTAIQLAYLAPMFLLARSLRASWRARWAGVWLFALSGWVGQDYFSPQGFTFLLYLVFVAILLVWFRAPHMIWSRSRPGEAEVEPTDRRQRAVLLLVLIALFLACVPAHQLTPFVMLGVLAALVLLRRCELRGLPMLFAVVVAMWVGFMAEPYWSGHFDELFGGLGGVGGNVSTSVSGRIEGGSSTHKLVLYTRVLLAGSVLALACWGWWRRRSHGYRERSLLVLAFVPFLGFGMQSYGGEMALRVFMFALPGAALLGALALFPRTGARERIRVNLAAPAALLAGLLLIGGFLVARWGNEPFERTRPGEVSAMNWVYAHDEPTVRLLWLSTDTVNDVTPALAWGARDMERVTYVPTLAPPDPVLVSGLVKALKDAGPNSYLIVNESQVRYLELDAGYPASWESRLTRTLDDRAELAKVLVNRDATVYALRGGGSAAVPEPDPGPIGPQVTWTPWSVVGALAAGVLILLLAGREVLRVAGRPSVWRLRRSQSAFWFALPLLAVVLASLVQRFLTLS, encoded by the coding sequence GTGTCTGACACGACCACCGCCCAAGAGGCCGCCCCGGCCGTCGCCGCGCCGGGGCGCCGCCCGCGACTGCCCGTACTGGGCCGCGCGTTCGGCGGCAATCCGCTGTTCCGCAATGCCTACGCGCTGATGCTGAACACCGGCATCTCCGCCGTCCTCGGTCTCGGCTTCTGGCTGGCGGCGGCACGCTACTACTCGGAGTCGGCGGTCGGGCAGGGCTCGGCCGCCATCGCCGCGATGAAGCTCCTCGCGGGGCTGACCGCGGTGACCCTGACCGGCGCCCTGGCCCGTTTCATCCCGGTCGCCGGACGCGCCACGGCGCGGCTCATCTTCCGCACGTATGCCGGAAGTTCGGTGGCGGTGGCGGTGGCGGCGGGGGTGTTCCTGCTGACGCTGGACGTGTGGGGGCCGTCGTACCGGTTCCTGCACGGGCCGGTGGGCGGGCTCGGGTTCGTCGCGGCGGTCGTCGCGTGGAACGTGCTCACGCTGCAGGACGGGGTGCTGACCGGGCTGCGCAGCGCGCCGTGGGTGCCGGTGGGCAACACCGTGTTCTCGGCGGTGAAGCTGGGGCTGCTGGTGGCGTTCGCGGTGGCGATCCCGGCCGCCGGGGTGTTCGTCTCCTGGGGCGCGGCCATCGCCACCTCCGTACTCCCGCTGGGCTGGCTGGTGTTCCGGCGGCTGGTGCCCCGGCACACGGCGGCGACCGAGGGGCGGGCGCATCCGCCGACGCTGCGGGAGATCGGCCGGTTCCTGGCCGGCGACTACACCGGCTCGCTGTTCTCGCTCGGGGTGGTCTACCTCGTCCCGGTGATCATCGCGTCGAAGGTCAGCGCCGAGGACAACGCGTACTTCTACATCACCGCCACCATCGGCGGCACCACCAACCTGCTCGCCATCAACATGGGTGCCTCGCTCACCGTGGAGGGCTCGCACGACCCGGCGCGGCTGGCCGCCAACACCCGGGCGGCACTGAAGCGGATGACCCGGATCATGCTGCCGGTCGCGGGCGTCCTCTTCATCGGCGCCCCGTGGATTCTCGGCGTGTTCGGCGCGGGGTACGCGGAGGCGGCGACCCCGCTGCTGCGCTGGTTCGCGGTCGGCGCGGTGCTGCGCGTGGTGATGGAGACGTATTTCGCGGTGCTCCGGGCGCAGAGCCGGACCGCCGGACTCGCCTGGCTCCAGGGGCTGTTGTGCGTACTGGTGCTCGGCCTGACGCTGCTGCTCCTGCCCCGGATGGGGCTGACCGGGGCGGGCGTCGCGGAGATCTCCAGCCTGGCGGTGATCGTGGCCGTCGCCGCGCCGCGCCTGTGGCAGGTGATCCGGCCCGGACCGGTGACCCCGGCCCCGGACGGCGATCTGGCCGACCTGGGCCCGCGCGAGGCGGCCCGGCCGGCGCCGTCCTGGGTCAAGGGGGCCGAGCCGGTGCCCTTGCAGGTGGCCCCGCCGGAAGCGCCACCGGCGGCTGCCCCGCCGGAAGTGGAAAATCCTTCGGCTGCTCCACCGAAAGAGGCGAAGCGGACCCCCGCCGAGCCGCCTCCACCCCGGCCCCGCCGCGCCCCCACCCGCACCGGCCTGGTCCTCGGCTGCCTCCTCCTCTCCGCGCTGCTCCTCTACTGGGTCCCCGCGCTGCGCCTGACCGACGCCGACCTGGACCGGATGGGCGGCCTCGGCCTGATCTCGGTGCTGCCGCTGACGACGCTGGCCGGTGCCGCGCTGCTGGTCACGGTGTTCGCCGCGCTGCTCAGGCTGCGCCGGGAGCACCGGGCGCTGCTGCTGCTCACCCTGGTGGCGACGGTGTTCTCGCTGCACGCGCTGCCCGCCGTGCTCGAGAGCGCGCCCCGGTTCCCCACGGCCTGGCAGCACCTGGGCTTCCTGGACTACATCGACCGCACCGGCTCGACCGTGCCCGACCTGGACGCCCGCTGGAGCTGGCCGGGCTTCTTCGCCCTCACCGCGTTCGCCGCCCAGGCGTGCGGGGTGTCGGACTTCACCGAGGTGATCCGCTGGTGGCCGACGGCGATCCAACTCGCCTACCTGGCCCCGATGTTCCTGCTCGCCCGGTCGCTCCGGGCGAGCTGGCGGGCCCGGTGGGCCGGGGTGTGGCTGTTCGCGCTGAGCGGCTGGGTCGGGCAGGACTACTTCTCCCCGCAGGGCTTCACCTTCCTGCTGTACCTCGTGTTCGTGGCGATCCTGCTGGTGTGGTTCCGGGCCCCGCACATGATCTGGTCCCGGTCCCGGCCCGGCGAGGCCGAGGTGGAGCCCACCGACCGGCGCCAACGGGCCGTGCTGTTGCTGGTGTTGATCGCCCTGTTCCTGGCCTGCGTCCCGGCCCACCAGCTCACCCCGTTCGTGATGCTCGGCGTGCTCGCGGCCCTGGTGCTGCTGCGCCGCTGCGAACTGCGGGGGCTGCCAATGCTGTTCGCGGTGGTGGTGGCGATGTGGGTCGGCTTCATGGCGGAGCCGTACTGGTCGGGGCACTTCGACGAGCTGTTCGGCGGGCTCGGCGGGGTCGGCGGGAATGTGTCGACCTCGGTCTCCGGCCGTATCGAGGGCGGGAGTTCGACCCACAAGCTGGTGCTGTACACCCGGGTGCTGCTGGCCGGTTCGGTACTGGCGCTGGCCTGCTGGGGCTGGTGGCGGCGGCGCTCGCACGGCTACCGCGAACGCTCGCTGCTGGTCCTGGCGTTCGTGCCGTTCCTGGGCTTCGGCATGCAGTCGTACGGTGGCGAGATGGCGCTGCGCGTCTTCATGTTCGCGCTGCCGGGCGCCGCTCTGCTGGGTGCGCTCGCGCTGTTCCCGCGTACCGGCGCGCGGGAGCGGATCCGGGTGAACCTGGCCGCGCCGGCCGCGCTGCTGGCGGGGCTGCTGCTGATCGGCGGCTTCCTGGTGGCCCGTTGGGGCAACGAGCCGTTCGAGCGGACCCGGCCCGGCGAGGTCTCCGCGATGAACTGGGTGTACGCCCATGACGAGCCGACGGTACGACTGCTGTGGCTGAGCACCGACACGGTCAACGACGTGACTCCGGCGCTGGCCTGGGGCGCGCGGGACATGGAGCGGGTGACCTATGTGCCGACCCTCGCACCTCCCGACCCGGTGCTGGTGTCCGGGCTGGTGAAGGCGCTGAAGGACGCGGGCCCGAACTCGTATCTCATCGTCAACGAGAGCCAGGTGCGCTATCTGGAGCTGGACGCGGGTTATCCGGCGTCCTGGGAGTCCCGGCTGACCCGCACGCTGGACGACCGTGCCGAGCTGGCAAAGGTGCTGGTGAACAGGGACGCGACGGTGTACGCGCTGCGCGGGGGCGGGTCGGCGGCGGTGCCCGAGCCGGACCCGGGTCCGATCGGGCCGCAGGTCACCTGGACGCCGTGGTCGGTGGTGGGCGCTCTGGCCGCCGGGGTGCTGATCCTGCTGCTGGCCGGGCGGGAGGTGCTCCGGGTGGCGGGCCGGCCGAGCGTGTGGCGGCTGCGGCGGTCGCAGAGCGCGTTCTGGTTCGCGCTGCCGCTGCTGGCGGTGGTGCTGGCCTCACTGGTGCAGCGGTTCCTCACGCTGAGCTGA
- a CDS encoding DUF5925 domain-containing protein, with translation MSVNPRNPHDALPIRLNVDDSDSPSDVVDALFLGRFATGEQPYAHAANIDRVRSEATLLPDGARVLRVARDEDRSATLAEGDGWTLLVSRWNRGADVTVTATTAELAKEVLGRATDGAADDPAPQPDNVTMGFWYVSPRRGPHRTTRQISAGTWEEVRSNYTAPVAQAMDRLMKTTPEDIAGRLLLLHGPPGTGKTSALRTLARSWREWCQVDCVLDPERLFSDVGYLMDIAIGEEDGTGKARWRLLLLEDCDELIRGEARHTAGQALSRLLNLTDGLLGQGRNVLVGVTTNEDLERLHPAVVRPGRCLARIEVGPLTRPEAVSWLGDQAPELKSELGRDGSTLAELYALRRGTAPTSVPGAREGADAGLYL, from the coding sequence ATGTCTGTGAACCCGCGGAACCCGCACGACGCGCTGCCGATCCGGCTGAACGTCGACGACTCCGACTCGCCCTCCGACGTCGTCGACGCGCTGTTCCTCGGCCGTTTCGCCACGGGTGAGCAGCCGTACGCGCACGCGGCCAACATCGACCGGGTCCGCTCGGAGGCGACCCTGCTGCCGGACGGCGCCCGGGTGCTGCGGGTGGCGCGGGACGAGGACCGCAGCGCGACCCTCGCGGAGGGCGACGGCTGGACCCTGCTGGTCTCCCGCTGGAACCGGGGCGCGGACGTCACGGTGACCGCGACCACGGCGGAGCTGGCCAAGGAGGTGCTGGGCCGGGCCACCGACGGCGCGGCCGACGATCCCGCCCCGCAGCCGGACAACGTGACGATGGGTTTCTGGTACGTCTCGCCCCGGCGCGGCCCGCACCGCACCACCCGGCAGATCTCGGCCGGCACCTGGGAGGAGGTGCGGTCCAACTACACCGCGCCGGTGGCCCAGGCGATGGACCGGCTGATGAAGACGACGCCGGAGGACATCGCGGGCCGCCTCCTGCTGCTGCACGGCCCGCCGGGCACCGGCAAGACCTCCGCGCTGCGCACGCTGGCCCGGTCCTGGCGGGAGTGGTGCCAGGTGGACTGCGTACTGGACCCGGAGCGGCTCTTCTCCGACGTGGGCTATCTGATGGACATCGCGATCGGTGAGGAGGACGGCACCGGCAAGGCGCGCTGGCGGCTGCTCCTGCTGGAGGACTGCGACGAGCTGATCCGGGGCGAGGCCCGGCACACCGCGGGCCAGGCGCTGTCCCGGCTGCTGAACCTGACCGACGGGCTGCTGGGCCAGGGGCGCAACGTCCTGGTGGGGGTCACCACCAACGAGGACCTGGAGCGGCTGCACCCGGCCGTGGTCCGCCCCGGCCGCTGTCTGGCCCGGATCGAGGTGGGCCCGCTGACCCGTCCGGAGGCGGTGAGCTGGCTCGGCGACCAGGCTCCGGAGCTGAAGAGCGAGCTGGGCCGGGACGGCTCGACGCTGGCCGAGCTGTACGCGCTGCGCCGGGGCACGGCACCGACGTCGGTACCGGGCGCGCGGGAGGGCGCGGACGCGGGGCTTTACCTGTAG
- a CDS encoding glycosyltransferase family 2 protein gives MSSVLRTPGPDREPLLAAHYRPISSHLAITPPVSVVIPAMNEAENLPYVFKTLPDWIHEVVLVDGDSIDDTVDVARSLWPDVKVVAQRGKGKGDALISGFEAASGDIIVMVDADGSADGNEIVSYVSALVSGADFAKGSRFANGGGTDDMTLIRKLGNWALCTVVNRKFGARYTDLCYGYNAFWRHCLDKIDLDCTGFEVETLMNIRVVKAGLKVQEIPSHEYLRIHGTSNLRAVRDGLRVLRVILQERSNRRALRRGRRSPLADSRRGAAS, from the coding sequence ATGAGTTCTGTTCTGCGCACGCCGGGTCCGGACCGCGAACCGCTGCTCGCGGCCCACTACCGGCCCATCTCCTCGCACCTGGCGATCACTCCGCCGGTGAGCGTGGTGATCCCCGCCATGAACGAGGCGGAGAACCTGCCGTACGTGTTCAAGACACTGCCGGACTGGATTCACGAGGTGGTCCTGGTCGACGGCGACTCCATCGACGACACCGTGGACGTGGCCCGTTCGCTGTGGCCGGACGTGAAGGTGGTCGCCCAGCGCGGCAAGGGCAAGGGGGACGCCCTGATCAGCGGGTTCGAGGCGGCTTCCGGCGACATCATCGTGATGGTCGACGCGGACGGCTCGGCCGACGGCAACGAGATCGTCTCCTACGTCTCCGCGCTGGTCTCCGGCGCCGACTTCGCCAAGGGCTCCCGGTTCGCCAACGGTGGCGGCACCGACGACATGACCCTGATCCGCAAGCTGGGCAACTGGGCGCTGTGCACGGTCGTCAACCGCAAGTTCGGCGCCCGCTACACCGACCTGTGCTACGGCTACAACGCCTTCTGGCGGCACTGCCTGGACAAGATCGACCTGGACTGCACCGGCTTCGAGGTCGAGACGCTGATGAACATCAGAGTGGTCAAGGCCGGGCTGAAGGTGCAGGAGATCCCCAGCCACGAGTACCTCCGTATCCACGGCACCAGCAATCTACGGGCGGTGCGGGACGGGCTGCGGGTGCTCAGAGTGATCCTCCAGGAGCGTTCCAACCGCCGTGCGCTGCGCCGGGGACGCCGCTCGCCGCTGGCCGACTCCCGGCGGGGAGCGGCGTCTTGA
- a CDS encoding GNAT family N-acetyltransferase, with the protein MTVLVRDLRPDVPADTEGFARVRRLALPYILFTPESVRHVLVRSHPAARFRSLVAEEDGEVIGTAQVALAHESTEPGQAYVNVHVRPDRTGRGAGHLLVATAEEYLASLGAARLYSWVLDEPASVRFAERHGYRAGRTARFLRLDLAHSALPPLPETPAGVDLRTAADFAADPRPLFELDAETVADEPGEVTLAYSDYEAWLAETWEHPLLDLDLTMVAVVDGRPAAFSVAYSDGATRYFTAMTGTARAHRGRGLAKLAKLHSLHRARAAGHTEAFTGNDAGNGPMIAINKWLGYEFCATEVRYVRELG; encoded by the coding sequence ATGACCGTACTCGTGCGCGATCTGCGCCCCGACGTGCCGGCCGACACCGAGGGCTTCGCCCGGGTCCGACGGCTGGCGCTGCCCTACATCCTGTTCACCCCCGAGTCGGTACGCCATGTGCTCGTCCGGAGCCACCCGGCCGCGAGGTTCCGCTCGCTGGTCGCGGAGGAGGACGGCGAGGTGATCGGCACGGCGCAGGTGGCGCTGGCGCACGAGAGCACGGAGCCGGGGCAGGCGTACGTCAACGTCCATGTCCGCCCGGACCGCACCGGCCGGGGCGCGGGGCATCTGCTGGTCGCCACCGCCGAGGAGTACCTCGCCTCGCTGGGCGCCGCCCGGCTGTACTCCTGGGTACTGGACGAGCCGGCCAGTGTGCGGTTCGCCGAACGGCACGGCTACCGCGCAGGCCGCACCGCCCGCTTCCTCCGCCTCGACCTGGCGCACAGCGCCCTCCCGCCGTTGCCGGAGACCCCGGCCGGGGTGGATCTGCGCACGGCCGCCGACTTCGCGGCCGACCCGCGCCCACTGTTCGAGCTGGACGCCGAGACCGTGGCGGACGAGCCCGGCGAGGTCACGCTCGCCTACTCCGACTACGAGGCGTGGCTGGCGGAGACCTGGGAACACCCGCTGCTGGACCTCGACTTGACCATGGTGGCCGTGGTGGACGGCCGTCCGGCCGCCTTCAGCGTGGCCTACTCCGACGGCGCCACCCGCTACTTCACCGCCATGACCGGTACCGCCCGCGCCCACCGGGGCCGGGGCCTGGCCAAGCTCGCCAAGCTGCACTCGCTGCACCGGGCCCGCGCGGCCGGCCACACCGAGGCGTTCACCGGGAACGACGCGGGCAACGGCCCGATGATCGCCATCAACAAGTGGCTCGGCTACGAGTTCTGCGCCACGGAGGTGCGGTATGTACGCGAACTCGGCTGA
- a CDS encoding GH39 family glycosyl hydrolase, producing MGSHRWYTGARRWRLTALLGVCVTALALLVTLLNTLPGRGADISGTTRDGDKVHGTPGAPARPVRPDVGWGFTHTQYSADQGGGSDRVARLLKGDGGLPQDQAVMGWGADNPEPVRGHYDFGALDRRIDFIRASGGTPVLTLCCAPDWMKGGKAGVGATDWSQGSLERAPDPEHYQDFADLAATVARRYPDVRHFVVWNEFKGFWNEGEGRWDYEGYTKLYNLVRAALKKADPANLVGGPYLPMDSVDPRADHASTRVRGPWGAMDQRVLDAFDYWNAHKSGADFVVVDGSSYTNDDELLPDEFAATAKFTAVGEWVRGRTHGLPLWWAEYYVEPADSQDRREGWAEDRRIAVHAAGLIAMARGGADSGFYWNPEKKSGADCPGCLWTPAGDSDGGRALPMYGLLSRFGRAFPPGTRYETVSVAADDRPNLRVLASRDTVLVVNTLDRPVSARVDGKRFELRGYEVKWLDR from the coding sequence ATGGGCAGTCATCGGTGGTACACGGGGGCACGGAGGTGGCGGCTCACCGCCCTGCTCGGCGTGTGCGTGACCGCGCTGGCCCTGCTGGTGACCCTCCTGAACACCCTCCCCGGACGCGGCGCCGACATAAGCGGCACCACCCGCGACGGCGACAAGGTGCACGGCACACCCGGCGCCCCCGCGAGGCCCGTCCGCCCCGACGTGGGCTGGGGCTTCACCCACACCCAGTACAGCGCCGACCAGGGCGGCGGAAGCGACCGCGTGGCCCGGCTGCTCAAGGGCGACGGCGGACTCCCGCAGGACCAGGCCGTGATGGGCTGGGGCGCCGACAACCCCGAACCGGTCAGGGGCCACTACGACTTCGGCGCCCTGGACCGCCGTATCGACTTCATCCGCGCCTCCGGCGGCACCCCCGTCCTCACCCTGTGCTGCGCGCCCGACTGGATGAAGGGCGGCAAGGCCGGTGTCGGTGCCACCGACTGGAGCCAGGGCTCGCTGGAACGCGCGCCCGACCCGGAGCACTACCAGGACTTCGCCGACCTCGCCGCCACCGTCGCCCGCCGCTATCCCGACGTACGGCACTTCGTCGTCTGGAACGAGTTCAAGGGGTTCTGGAACGAAGGGGAGGGCCGCTGGGACTACGAGGGGTACACCAAGCTGTACAACCTGGTCCGGGCGGCGCTGAAGAAGGCCGACCCGGCCAACCTCGTCGGCGGACCCTACCTGCCCATGGACAGCGTCGACCCCCGCGCCGACCACGCCTCCACCCGGGTACGCGGGCCCTGGGGCGCCATGGACCAGCGGGTGCTGGACGCCTTCGACTACTGGAACGCCCACAAGTCCGGCGCCGACTTCGTCGTGGTCGACGGCTCCAGCTACACCAACGACGACGAGCTGCTCCCCGACGAGTTCGCCGCCACCGCCAAGTTCACCGCCGTGGGGGAGTGGGTGCGCGGGCGTACGCACGGCCTCCCGCTGTGGTGGGCCGAGTACTACGTGGAGCCCGCCGACTCCCAGGACCGGCGCGAGGGCTGGGCCGAGGACCGCCGCATCGCCGTTCACGCCGCCGGTCTGATCGCCATGGCCAGAGGCGGCGCCGACTCCGGCTTCTACTGGAACCCGGAGAAGAAGAGCGGCGCCGACTGCCCCGGCTGCCTGTGGACCCCGGCCGGCGACAGCGACGGCGGCCGCGCACTGCCCATGTACGGCCTGCTCTCCCGCTTCGGCCGGGCGTTCCCGCCCGGCACCCGGTACGAGACGGTGTCCGTCGCCGCCGACGACCGCCCCAACCTCCGCGTCCTGGCGAGCCGGGACACCGTCCTCGTGGTGAACACCCTGGACCGCCCGGTCAGCGCCCGCGTCGACGGCAAGCGGTTCGAGCTGCGCGGCTACGAGGTGAAGTGGCTGGACCGCTGA